Proteins from a single region of Halorubrum sp. 2020YC2:
- a CDS encoding aconitate hydratase: MGQTITEKILDEHLVEGELTPGEEIGIEIDQVLTQDTTGTMVWLQFEALDLDEVQTELAAQYCDHQTYQFDFKNTDDHRFLRSAAGTYGAYFSRPGNGICHQVHKENFAAPGKTLLGSDSHTPTPGGLGQLAIGAGGLDIAVAMGGGPYYVEMPEVVNVHLEGELPEWATAKDIALHLLGELTVKGGVGKIFEYTGPGAENLSIPERTTITNLGTELGATSSIFATDEKTKDWLARQDREEEYVDLQPDDDAEYAETIEVDLGELEPLVAAPSMPDNVAPVSEYEGTDVEQVIIGSCTNGAYEDILPSAKMLEGREVSKGTEMIVAPGSKQASEMLAREGWTAEMMAAGVNFSEATCGACIGIGHVPASDSVSLRTFNRNFEGRSGIEDDSVFLCSPEVATAAAITGEIVDPRDLADDLGDLEEPGFEMGTKYGPGMGEDDSDIISPDEAIDDGLVKGPNIGDVPLKDDIDVDGGEALLKMEDNITTDHIIPATADILKFRSNIEKLSEFTLSRVDDTFAERALAADGGVLVAGENYGQGSSREHAALCPMYLGIEAVFAQSFARIHKANLFNFGIVPLAIDEETYEEIDQGDDLEIVDDVPAGVRSGQEEFTVSVNGEWEFTADLDASERERDILAAGGKLSWVKQQHADDGSGAAPADD; encoded by the coding sequence ATGGGACAAACGATTACGGAGAAGATCCTCGATGAGCATCTCGTCGAGGGCGAGCTGACGCCCGGCGAGGAGATCGGCATCGAGATCGACCAGGTGCTGACGCAGGACACGACGGGAACGATGGTGTGGCTCCAGTTCGAGGCGCTGGACTTAGACGAGGTCCAGACGGAGCTGGCCGCGCAGTACTGCGACCACCAGACGTACCAGTTCGACTTCAAGAACACCGACGACCACCGCTTCCTCCGCTCCGCGGCGGGCACCTACGGCGCGTACTTCTCCCGGCCCGGGAACGGCATCTGCCACCAGGTCCACAAGGAGAACTTCGCGGCGCCCGGCAAGACGCTGCTCGGCTCCGACTCGCACACGCCGACCCCCGGCGGGCTCGGTCAGCTCGCGATCGGCGCGGGCGGGCTCGACATCGCCGTCGCGATGGGCGGCGGCCCCTACTACGTCGAGATGCCGGAAGTCGTCAACGTCCACCTCGAAGGGGAGCTCCCCGAGTGGGCGACCGCCAAGGACATCGCGCTCCACCTCCTCGGCGAGCTGACCGTCAAGGGCGGTGTCGGGAAGATCTTCGAGTACACCGGCCCCGGCGCCGAGAACCTCTCGATCCCCGAGCGCACCACGATCACGAACCTCGGCACCGAGCTCGGCGCCACCTCCTCGATCTTCGCGACCGACGAGAAGACGAAAGACTGGCTCGCGCGCCAGGACCGCGAGGAGGAGTACGTCGACCTCCAGCCCGACGACGACGCGGAGTACGCGGAGACGATCGAGGTCGACCTCGGCGAGCTCGAGCCGCTCGTGGCCGCCCCGTCGATGCCCGACAACGTCGCTCCCGTCAGCGAGTACGAGGGCACCGACGTCGAGCAGGTAATCATCGGCTCCTGTACCAACGGCGCCTACGAGGACATCCTCCCCAGCGCGAAGATGCTGGAGGGCCGCGAGGTGTCGAAGGGCACCGAGATGATCGTCGCGCCCGGCTCCAAGCAGGCCTCCGAGATGCTGGCCCGCGAGGGCTGGACCGCGGAGATGATGGCGGCCGGCGTCAACTTCTCCGAGGCGACCTGCGGCGCGTGCATCGGTATCGGCCACGTGCCCGCCTCCGACTCCGTCTCGCTGCGCACCTTCAACCGCAACTTCGAGGGCCGCTCGGGCATCGAGGACGACTCCGTCTTCCTCTGCTCGCCCGAGGTCGCCACCGCGGCGGCCATCACCGGCGAGATTGTCGACCCGCGCGACCTCGCGGACGACCTCGGCGACCTCGAGGAGCCCGGCTTCGAGATGGGGACGAAGTACGGTCCCGGCATGGGTGAGGACGACTCCGACATCATCTCGCCCGACGAGGCGATCGACGACGGCCTCGTCAAGGGCCCGAACATCGGTGACGTGCCGCTCAAAGACGACATCGACGTGGACGGCGGTGAGGCCCTCCTCAAGATGGAGGACAACATCACCACCGACCATATCATCCCGGCGACGGCGGACATCCTGAAGTTCCGCTCGAACATCGAGAAGCTCTCCGAGTTCACGCTCTCGCGCGTCGACGACACGTTCGCCGAGCGCGCGCTCGCCGCCGACGGCGGCGTCCTCGTGGCCGGGGAGAACTACGGGCAGGGCTCCTCGCGCGAGCACGCCGCGCTCTGTCCGATGTACCTCGGCATCGAGGCCGTGTTCGCCCAGAGCTTCGCCCGCATCCACAAGGCGAACCTCTTCAACTTCGGGATCGTCCCGCTGGCGATCGACGAGGAGACGTACGAGGAGATCGACCAGGGCGACGACCTCGAGATCGTCGACGACGTGCCCGCGGGCGTCCGCTCCGGGCAGGAGGAGTTCACCGTGAGCGTCAACGGCGAGTGGGAGTTCACCGCCGACCTCGACGCCTCCGAGCGCGAGCGCGACATCCTCGCGGCCGGCGGCAAGCTCTCGTGGGTCAAACAGCAGCACGCCGACGACGGCTCCGGCGCGGCGCCGGCCGACGACTGA
- a CDS encoding NusA-like transcription termination signal-binding factor, with amino-acid sequence MRVELSDEARRYIGRFDELTGVTPTDCLVESDRLVFVVPAGEMAAAIGQGGETVAEAERRLAKSIELVEDADTAEAFVASALAPAAVNAVTISEQNDRVAYVEVPEADRGVAIGADGANIETARRLAERHYDVDDVQLT; translated from the coding sequence ATGCGCGTCGAGCTCTCCGACGAGGCGCGGCGCTACATCGGTCGGTTCGACGAGCTGACCGGGGTCACGCCGACCGACTGCCTCGTGGAGAGCGACCGGCTCGTGTTCGTCGTCCCGGCCGGCGAGATGGCGGCCGCGATCGGGCAGGGCGGCGAGACGGTCGCGGAGGCCGAACGCAGGCTCGCGAAGTCGATCGAACTGGTCGAGGACGCCGACACCGCCGAGGCGTTCGTCGCGAGCGCGCTCGCGCCCGCGGCCGTCAACGCCGTCACCATCTCGGAGCAGAACGACCGGGTGGCGTACGTCGAGGTGCCCGAGGCGGACCGCGGCGTCGCCATCGGCGCGGACGGCGCGAACATCGAGACCGCGCGCCGGCTCGCGGAGCGGCACTACGACGTCGACGACGTTCAGCTGACCTGA
- a CDS encoding 30S ribosomal protein S7, whose protein sequence is MSGEETEAPSEEDVAAEEPDPDAPASSEAANENAKLFDVWDVTEIAYEDPSTKRYMTVTPIAHTMGRHASKQFKKSEISLVERLINRLMQTDENTGKKQQATRIVRDAFDIVHERTEENPAQILVTAVENAAPREETVRLKYGGISVPKAVDVAPQRRVDQALLFISDAVASATYKSTTSAAEALANELTTAADYDAERSYSISQKEERERVAAAAR, encoded by the coding sequence ATGAGCGGCGAGGAGACCGAGGCGCCGTCCGAGGAGGACGTCGCCGCCGAAGAGCCGGATCCGGACGCGCCCGCGTCCAGCGAGGCCGCCAACGAGAACGCCAAGCTGTTCGACGTCTGGGACGTCACCGAGATCGCCTACGAGGACCCCTCGACGAAGCGCTACATGACCGTGACGCCCATCGCGCACACGATGGGTCGCCACGCGTCTAAGCAGTTCAAGAAGTCCGAAATCTCGCTGGTCGAGCGCCTCATCAACCGTCTGATGCAGACGGACGAGAACACGGGCAAGAAACAGCAGGCGACGCGGATCGTTCGCGACGCCTTCGACATCGTCCACGAGCGGACCGAAGAGAACCCGGCCCAGATCCTCGTGACGGCCGTCGAGAACGCCGCGCCCCGAGAGGAGACGGTCCGCCTGAAGTACGGCGGCATCTCCGTCCCGAAGGCGGTCGATGTCGCGCCCCAGCGCCGCGTCGATCAGGCGCTGCTTTTCATCTCCGACGCCGTCGCCAGCGCGACGTACAAGTCGACGACCTCGGCCGCCGAGGCGCTCGCGAACGAGCTCACCACGGCCGCGGACTACGACGCCGAGCGCTCGTACTCCATCTCGCAGAAGGAGGAGCGCGAGCGCGTCGCCGCCGCGGCCCGTTAA
- a CDS encoding anthranilate phosphoribosyltransferase, with protein MAQATQEFGEWPLKRLMTEVCGSGHKSADDLTRAQATEAFERILAGEPDPTTLGAFWLANRWKRNVPEELGAYVDVMCERVEYAEPDVDPVDCGANYDGKGRTAILGVAAGAVAAAAGTPVVVHSGDRVPTQKQDAYKHVLDELGVRTELTPADSADMVDETGFGFYYQPAFNPAIDDLFDRRDQMGVRSFVNTVETLANPAGASVHLGSFYHLAFAKKVVDTFVESEFHDLDRVLMFQGMEGYDDVRPGYTKVAEWDAGGADGDGDAGSEGASFDDFEIETAEYGMDLEEDDLAVDDVAVESAEITEEVLAGERDGAFADAVAVNAALRIYAGEDVDSIEEGLDAAREVIDDGSAYEVLEAMRAF; from the coding sequence ATGGCTCAGGCGACCCAGGAGTTCGGCGAGTGGCCCCTCAAGCGGCTGATGACCGAGGTCTGCGGCTCCGGCCACAAGTCGGCCGACGACCTGACGCGCGCGCAGGCAACCGAGGCGTTCGAACGCATCCTCGCGGGCGAGCCGGACCCGACGACGCTCGGGGCGTTCTGGCTCGCGAACCGCTGGAAGCGGAACGTCCCCGAGGAGTTGGGCGCGTACGTCGACGTGATGTGCGAGCGCGTCGAGTACGCCGAACCGGACGTCGACCCCGTCGACTGCGGCGCCAACTACGACGGGAAGGGCCGGACCGCCATCCTCGGCGTCGCGGCGGGCGCCGTCGCGGCCGCGGCCGGGACCCCCGTCGTCGTCCACTCCGGCGACCGCGTCCCCACGCAGAAGCAGGACGCGTACAAGCACGTCCTCGACGAACTCGGCGTCCGCACCGAACTGACGCCCGCGGACTCGGCCGACATGGTCGACGAGACCGGGTTCGGCTTCTACTACCAGCCCGCGTTTAATCCCGCGATCGACGACCTGTTCGACCGGCGCGACCAGATGGGCGTCCGGTCGTTCGTCAACACCGTCGAGACGCTGGCGAACCCCGCCGGCGCCTCCGTCCACCTCGGCTCCTTCTACCACCTCGCGTTCGCGAAGAAGGTGGTCGACACGTTCGTGGAAAGCGAGTTCCACGACCTCGACCGCGTCCTGATGTTCCAAGGCATGGAGGGGTACGACGACGTGCGCCCCGGCTACACGAAGGTCGCGGAGTGGGACGCGGGCGGCGCGGACGGCGACGGCGACGCCGGCAGCGAGGGCGCCTCCTTCGACGACTTCGAGATCGAGACCGCGGAGTACGGGATGGACCTCGAGGAGGACGACCTCGCGGTCGACGACGTAGCGGTCGAGTCGGCGGAGATCACCGAGGAGGTGCTGGCCGGCGAGCGCGACGGCGCCTTCGCGGACGCGGTCGCGGTCAACGCCGCGCTCCGGATCTACGCGGGCGAGGACGTCGACTCGATCGAAGAGGGCCTCGACGCGGCCCGCGAGGTCATCGACGACGGCTCCGCGTACGAGGTGCTGGAAGCGATGCGGGCGTTCTGA
- a CDS encoding deoxyuridine 5'-triphosphate nucleotidohydrolase, producing the protein MFDSGAAVAAALEAAGADLDDAQRQPNGVDLTVDAVFAQTEPGRLGRDGKRVGERRELEPRGDCYRLERGSYVVRYGEPVRIPEGRIGFVLPRSTLLRNACTLDTAVWDAGYEGVGEGRLDVGHPIEIEPGARIAQLVLAEADHDGTYEGEYQGERL; encoded by the coding sequence ATGTTCGACTCGGGAGCCGCGGTCGCGGCGGCGCTGGAGGCGGCCGGCGCCGACCTCGACGACGCGCAGCGACAGCCGAACGGCGTCGACCTCACCGTCGACGCGGTGTTCGCACAGACCGAACCCGGCCGGCTCGGGCGCGACGGGAAGCGCGTGGGCGAGCGGCGGGAGCTGGAGCCGCGGGGCGACTGCTATCGGCTCGAACGCGGGAGCTACGTCGTCCGATACGGCGAGCCGGTGCGGATCCCGGAGGGGCGGATCGGGTTCGTCCTCCCGCGGTCGACGCTGCTGCGGAACGCCTGTACCCTCGACACCGCGGTCTGGGACGCCGGCTACGAGGGCGTCGGGGAGGGACGGCTCGACGTGGGCCACCCGATCGAGATCGAGCCGGGCGCCCGCATCGCCCAGCTGGTGCTCGCCGAGGCCGACCACGACGGGACGTACGAGGGCGAGTATCAGGGCGAGCGGCTCTGA
- a CDS encoding DUF5787 family protein — protein MEYRFELALCAALESPDRVVARQLGAGVEAPGGRIVDVCLLSPGPGFDARAAISAERIPDPAVEAAVGPGEAVPVSDAFDLRPDRAAAVVERAVEVGYLERERRNGRPVVRATARYPDDWAGDLVAVENKPDLGTPGDLQAQLRYDAALGLFDRVVLATASYVTRAHLNRIPDAVGVWRFDPETGEREVVREPTPLDPDAPGVEITEERPSRTDVALVGPEAKARKRRRIAERAYGKGWRPEPPACVHGEVTADGRPRCAQFDRVVDPGRECGSGCPAFEPADPPDADRDRLRDERTAWVADPNGGGPRRQSGLSRYL, from the coding sequence ATGGAGTACCGATTCGAGCTGGCGCTTTGCGCCGCGCTCGAATCCCCCGATCGCGTCGTCGCCCGGCAGCTCGGCGCGGGCGTGGAGGCGCCCGGGGGCCGCATCGTCGACGTCTGTCTGCTCTCGCCCGGCCCCGGCTTCGACGCCCGCGCCGCGATCAGCGCCGAGCGCATTCCCGACCCCGCCGTCGAGGCCGCCGTCGGTCCGGGCGAGGCCGTGCCGGTCAGCGACGCGTTCGACCTCCGGCCGGACCGGGCCGCCGCGGTGGTCGAGCGCGCGGTCGAGGTCGGCTACCTCGAACGCGAGCGCCGGAACGGGCGGCCGGTCGTTCGCGCGACCGCGCGCTACCCGGACGACTGGGCCGGCGACCTCGTCGCCGTCGAGAACAAGCCCGACCTCGGGACGCCGGGCGACCTGCAGGCGCAGCTGCGCTACGACGCCGCGCTCGGGCTGTTCGACCGCGTCGTCCTCGCGACCGCCTCCTACGTCACCCGCGCGCACCTCAACCGGATCCCGGACGCGGTCGGCGTCTGGCGGTTCGACCCGGAGACCGGGGAACGCGAGGTGGTCCGCGAGCCGACGCCGCTCGACCCGGACGCGCCGGGGGTCGAGATCACGGAGGAGCGCCCGTCCCGCACCGACGTCGCCCTCGTCGGCCCCGAGGCGAAGGCCCGCAAGCGGCGCCGGATAGCCGAGCGGGCGTACGGGAAGGGGTGGCGGCCCGAGCCGCCGGCGTGCGTACACGGGGAGGTGACCGCGGACGGGCGGCCGCGGTGCGCGCAGTTCGACCGCGTGGTCGACCCCGGTCGCGAGTGCGGGAGCGGGTGTCCCGCCTTCGAGCCGGCGGACCCGCCGGACGCGGACCGGGACCGGCTCCGAGACGAGCGGACGGCGTGGGTTGCGGACCCGAACGGGGGCGGGCCGCGCCGGCAGTCCGGCCTCTCACGGTATCTGTGA
- a CDS encoding LLM class flavin-dependent oxidoreductase, whose translation MSDHLHLNLFTMSSVEHVSPGSWRYPGDRSADYADREYWTEVARTAERGGFDAVFFADVRGIYDVYGDDRETAVEKAVQTPANDPQLVVPAMAEVTDDLGFAVTRSTTYTHPYQLAREFSTLDHLTDGRIAINVVTSYLESAAANLGLDERMDKETRYDRADEFLDVCYKLWEESWDDDAVEVDREAGRYSDPEKVRAIDHEGEHFSVPGPHGCEPSPQRTPVVYQAGSSDYGRSFAARNAEAVFASQPTEAGVVEYMEDVKSRAADAGRDPESLRFFIGVVPVVGETQALAEAKYEEYKRHVDVEATLALLSGFLDMDLSALDPDQKVEHIETDAIQGTMNAFTKAQPDREWTVREVAEFCGLGTTSPKIVGTPEHVAGELQRWHEEVGVHGFNVKEVVRPDSLVDFVDLVVPELRERGLVPEADAEPPGETLRERLLGEGQSRLRADHPARQ comes from the coding sequence GTGTCCGACCACCTGCATCTCAACCTCTTCACCATGTCCTCGGTCGAGCACGTCTCGCCCGGGTCGTGGCGGTACCCCGGCGACCGGTCGGCGGACTACGCCGACCGCGAGTACTGGACCGAGGTCGCGCGCACCGCCGAGCGGGGCGGCTTCGACGCCGTGTTCTTCGCGGACGTGCGCGGCATCTACGACGTGTACGGCGACGACCGGGAGACGGCAGTCGAGAAGGCGGTCCAGACCCCCGCGAACGACCCGCAGCTCGTCGTCCCCGCGATGGCGGAGGTCACCGACGACCTCGGCTTCGCGGTGACGCGGTCGACGACGTACACCCACCCCTACCAGCTCGCCCGGGAGTTCTCGACGCTCGATCACCTCACCGACGGTCGGATCGCGATCAACGTGGTCACCTCCTACCTGGAGTCGGCCGCGGCGAACCTCGGCCTCGACGAGCGGATGGACAAGGAGACCCGGTACGACCGCGCCGACGAGTTCCTCGACGTCTGTTACAAGCTGTGGGAGGAGTCGTGGGACGACGACGCGGTCGAGGTCGACCGGGAGGCCGGCCGCTACAGCGACCCGGAGAAGGTCCGCGCCATCGACCACGAGGGCGAACACTTCTCGGTGCCCGGCCCGCACGGCTGCGAGCCGTCGCCCCAGCGCACGCCGGTCGTCTATCAGGCCGGCTCCTCGGACTACGGGCGGTCGTTCGCCGCGCGCAACGCCGAGGCAGTCTTCGCCAGCCAGCCGACCGAGGCCGGCGTCGTCGAGTACATGGAGGACGTGAAGTCGCGCGCGGCCGACGCCGGCCGCGACCCGGAGAGCCTCAGGTTCTTCATCGGGGTGGTGCCGGTCGTCGGGGAGACGCAGGCGCTCGCGGAGGCGAAGTACGAGGAGTACAAGCGGCACGTCGACGTCGAGGCGACGCTCGCGCTTCTGTCCGGCTTCCTCGACATGGACCTCTCGGCGCTCGACCCCGACCAGAAGGTCGAGCACATCGAGACGGACGCGATCCAGGGGACGATGAACGCGTTCACGAAGGCCCAGCCCGACCGCGAGTGGACCGTCCGCGAGGTCGCGGAGTTCTGCGGGCTCGGCACCACCTCCCCGAAAATCGTCGGCACGCCGGAACACGTCGCCGGCGAGCTACAGCGCTGGCACGAGGAGGTCGGCGTCCACGGGTTCAACGTCAAGGAGGTCGTCCGCCCCGACTCGCTCGTCGACTTCGTCGACCTCGTCGTCCCCGAGCTTCGCGAGCGCGGGCTGGTCCCCGAGGCGGACGCCGAACCCCCGGGCGAGACGCTTCGCGAACGGCTCCTCGGCGAGGGGCAGTCCCGGCTCCGCGCCGACCACCCCGCTCGGCAGTAG
- a CDS encoding 30S ribosomal protein S12, translating to MANGKYAARKLKKDRQKRRWSDSEYARRERGLKKKSDPLEGAPQARGIVLEKVGIEAKQPNSAIRKCVRVQLIKNGKQVTAFCPGDGAISFIDEHDEVTIAGIGGAKGRAMGDLSGVNYKVEKVNGVSMIELVRGNAEKPVR from the coding sequence ATGGCGAACGGCAAGTACGCGGCCCGTAAGCTCAAAAAGGACCGGCAGAAGCGCCGCTGGTCCGACTCCGAGTACGCTCGGCGCGAGCGCGGGCTCAAAAAGAAGTCCGACCCCCTGGAGGGTGCCCCGCAGGCGCGCGGCATCGTCCTCGAAAAGGTCGGCATCGAGGCAAAGCAGCCGAACTCGGCGATCCGAAAGTGCGTTCGGGTTCAGCTTATCAAAAACGGGAAGCAGGTCACCGCGTTCTGTCCCGGCGACGGCGCGATCTCGTTCATCGACGAGCACGACGAGGTCACGATCGCCGGGATCGGCGGCGCGAAGGGTCGCGCGATGGGCGACCTCTCCGGCGTCAACTACAAGGTCGAGAAGGTCAACGGCGTGTCGATGATCGAACTGGTTCGCGGTAACGCGGAGAAGCCGGTCAGATGA
- a CDS encoding NAD+ synthase — protein sequence MSQTSEQSVLLSDDPPLDLRLSDEELAATRERIVSFVRDVVDDAGAEGAVLGLSGGIDSTLTAHLAVEALGEEGLHGLTMPSAVNDADVMSDAERVAHDLGVEYDVVEIQPIAEAFFDAFPEAADDRTAAGNVYVRTRAVMNYFVANAENRVVLGTGNRAEAMTGYYTKYGDQAVDCNPIGNLYKQQVRQLAAHVGVPRELVMQEPTAGMWEGQTDAEEMGLDYDTVDAILAVHVDGGLSRAATVRELDVPAEAVDRVVDLYERSAHKRAMPPAPERDL from the coding sequence ATGAGTCAGACCTCGGAGCAGTCGGTGTTGCTGTCGGACGACCCCCCGCTCGACCTCCGCCTCTCGGACGAGGAGCTGGCGGCGACCCGCGAGCGCATCGTCTCGTTCGTCCGCGACGTGGTCGACGACGCGGGCGCGGAGGGCGCGGTGCTCGGCCTCTCGGGCGGTATCGACTCCACGCTCACCGCCCACCTCGCGGTCGAGGCGCTGGGCGAGGAGGGGCTTCACGGGCTCACGATGCCCTCGGCCGTCAACGACGCGGACGTGATGAGCGACGCGGAGCGGGTCGCGCACGACCTCGGGGTCGAGTACGACGTGGTCGAGATCCAGCCGATCGCGGAGGCGTTCTTCGACGCCTTCCCCGAGGCGGCCGACGACCGCACCGCCGCGGGCAACGTCTACGTCCGCACCCGCGCTGTCATGAACTACTTCGTCGCCAACGCCGAAAACCGGGTCGTCCTCGGCACCGGCAACCGCGCCGAGGCGATGACTGGCTACTACACGAAGTACGGCGACCAGGCGGTCGACTGCAACCCCATCGGCAACCTCTACAAACAGCAGGTGCGCCAGCTGGCCGCGCACGTCGGCGTCCCCCGCGAACTGGTGATGCAGGAGCCGACCGCGGGCATGTGGGAGGGCCAGACCGACGCGGAGGAGATGGGGCTGGACTACGACACCGTCGACGCGATTCTCGCCGTCCACGTCGACGGCGGCCTCTCGCGGGCCGCGACGGTCCGCGAACTCGACGTGCCCGCGGAAGCCGTCGACCGCGTGGTTGACCTCTACGAGCGCAGCGCGCACAAGCGGGCGATGCCGCCGGCGCCCGAGCGAGACCTATAA
- a CDS encoding NUDIX hydrolase — MTGEHEGGDAPDEGADPDAPGADLRDLPAFSDGRNHSLPGEPEWPVKEVVVEYDEGWFVGGYDRVEQPDGTEKQYYWAELSPATVVVAVADGQVLFVEQYRPTVRNTQLELPAGIVESGESYTEAGARELAEETGFEPSSTSLLQEVWCSTGVLRHTRGYVFAEGLEPVDVDHDSNEFLAPRAVPVDEALEIAREPPTNDATLEGLLLAEREGLL, encoded by the coding sequence ATGACGGGCGAACACGAGGGCGGTGACGCGCCGGACGAAGGGGCCGACCCCGACGCCCCGGGCGCCGACCTCCGCGACCTCCCCGCGTTCTCGGACGGTCGCAACCACTCGCTGCCGGGCGAGCCGGAGTGGCCGGTGAAGGAGGTCGTCGTCGAGTACGACGAGGGGTGGTTCGTCGGCGGCTACGACCGCGTCGAGCAGCCCGACGGGACGGAGAAGCAGTACTACTGGGCGGAGCTGTCGCCCGCGACCGTTGTCGTCGCGGTCGCGGACGGGCAGGTGCTGTTCGTCGAGCAGTACCGTCCCACCGTGCGGAACACGCAGCTGGAGCTTCCCGCGGGGATCGTCGAGTCGGGCGAGTCGTACACCGAGGCGGGCGCGCGCGAACTGGCGGAGGAGACCGGCTTCGAGCCGTCGTCGACGTCGCTGCTCCAGGAGGTGTGGTGTTCGACGGGCGTGTTGCGGCACACGCGCGGCTACGTGTTCGCGGAGGGACTGGAGCCGGTCGACGTCGACCACGACAGCAACGAGTTCCTTGCTCCGCGGGCGGTCCCGGTCGACGAGGCGCTGGAAATCGCGCGCGAGCCGCCGACGAACGACGCGACGCTCGAAGGGCTCCTGCTCGCGGAGCGCGAAGGGCTGTTGTAG
- a CDS encoding CBS domain-containing protein: protein MDEIEDVFVARLMSTDLHTVTPDTLVEDAAAVLMDNDISSVLVVDGDDGGLVGILTSTDFVDIVAKSRPKAETTVERYMTADPITAGAQDDVAAVAATMLDHGFHHVPVVDGGEPIGIITTSDFAAYVSSPESVSA from the coding sequence ATGGACGAGATCGAAGACGTGTTCGTGGCGCGGCTGATGTCGACGGACCTCCACACGGTGACGCCGGACACGCTGGTCGAGGACGCGGCCGCGGTCCTGATGGACAACGACATCAGTTCGGTGCTGGTCGTGGACGGCGACGACGGCGGCCTCGTCGGAATCTTAACCTCGACTGACTTCGTCGACATCGTCGCGAAGAGCCGGCCGAAAGCCGAGACGACCGTCGAGCGGTACATGACCGCCGACCCGATCACGGCGGGCGCGCAAGACGACGTGGCTGCGGTCGCCGCGACGATGCTCGACCACGGGTTCCACCACGTCCCGGTCGTCGACGGCGGCGAACCGATCGGCATCATCACCACCTCCGACTTCGCGGCGTACGTCTCCTCGCCCGAGTCCGTCTCGGCGTAG
- a CDS encoding Lrp/AsnC family transcriptional regulator has translation MSLDADWRADVDAVDAALIDEYQSGFPVEERPFERVAREIAAETGADVDAAGLLDRVRDLRERGVFRRFGAVLNPPVIGSSTLAAVRAPEDRFDEVAEVINGYRQVNHNYRRDHEWNQWFVVTAGSRERRDEILEEIEERTGREVLALPMLTDYYIDLEFPVVNGDRFARESLESTDVSATRISENARGDLSPLEADLLLAIQDGFPLSATPYADVAREVDAPVDDVLAAVERLLADGCIKRIGCIVNHVVTGFTNNCMVVWDVPDDDLDARGEAVGSLPYVTLCYHRPRRSEQGWEYNMFTMIHGREADAVDAKIDELAADHLPFAHERLYSTETLKQTGARYEDLVADDAD, from the coding sequence ATGAGTTTGGACGCCGACTGGCGGGCCGACGTCGACGCGGTCGACGCGGCCCTCATCGACGAGTACCAGAGCGGCTTCCCCGTCGAGGAGCGCCCCTTCGAACGGGTCGCCCGCGAGATAGCGGCCGAGACGGGGGCCGACGTCGACGCCGCCGGACTCCTCGACCGCGTCCGGGACCTCCGCGAGCGCGGCGTGTTCCGTCGGTTCGGGGCGGTGCTCAACCCGCCCGTGATCGGTTCCTCGACGCTCGCGGCGGTGCGCGCGCCAGAGGACCGGTTCGACGAGGTCGCGGAGGTGATCAACGGCTACCGACAGGTGAACCACAACTACCGGCGCGACCACGAGTGGAACCAGTGGTTCGTCGTCACCGCCGGCTCCCGGGAGCGGCGCGACGAGATCCTCGAAGAGATCGAGGAGCGAACCGGCCGCGAGGTGCTGGCGCTCCCGATGTTGACGGACTACTACATCGACTTGGAGTTCCCGGTGGTGAACGGCGATCGGTTCGCGCGGGAATCTCTGGAATCGACCGACGTCTCCGCCACCCGCATCTCGGAGAACGCGCGTGGCGACCTCTCGCCCCTCGAAGCGGACCTCCTCTTAGCGATTCAGGACGGCTTCCCGCTGTCCGCGACCCCCTACGCCGACGTGGCGCGCGAGGTCGACGCCCCCGTCGACGACGTGCTGGCGGCGGTCGAGCGCCTGCTCGCGGACGGCTGTATCAAGCGGATCGGCTGCATCGTCAACCACGTCGTCACCGGGTTCACGAACAACTGTATGGTGGTCTGGGACGTGCCTGACGACGACCTCGACGCGCGCGGCGAGGCGGTCGGGAGCCTCCCGTACGTCACCCTCTGTTACCACCGGCCGCGCCGCTCCGAGCAGGGCTGGGAGTACAACATGTTCACCATGATCCACGGCCGCGAGGCGGACGCGGTCGACGCGAAGATCGACGAACTGGCCGCCGACCACCTCCCGTTCGCCCACGAGCGGCTCTACTCGACGGAGACGCTGAAACAGACCGGCGCGCGCTACGAGGACCTCGTCGCGGACGACGCCGACTGA